The DNA region AATTCATTGAGTAGTGAAAGTCGTTTTTTTTTCCGAACTATAAATCAGCTTAAGGAAAGGGGGAAATTTGTAGAATCGAAGCCGTGGCAGCTTGGAAATGGGCAATGGCTACATGGTGATCGTACAATGCCTTAATTTCTCGAACGGCAGCTTCCGCACTTGTCTGTTCTCTAATATTCACGAACAAAAGTGTAGAGTCACCCAGTGCAAAACGTTCTCTTTCCATCTCTTCTAACTTTCTGGCTAATTCGACTTCATTCTGAGTAACAGCTACACGTTTTGCCGAAGCAATCACCTCGGAAATGGAATCTTGGACTTCGGTTTTGATTTTGTCTTTTGAGAATTGTAATTCTTGATCGAGCTGGGCAATCTTTGCTTCTGCGGCACCGATAAGTCCCCTCGGCCTTTTGGTTTGGATGGGAATGTTCAGGATGAGAGAGGCTTCGAGTTCCGGTTTTGCCTTTGTGACAGAACCTGGCCCAAAGTCTTGGGAACCTGCTACCACTAAATCCACTTGGGGTTTTAATGAATTGTATCCCATGTCTTGGTCAACGCGGACTTTGTCTCGTTTGAATTCGAAGTCTTGTAGTTCTGGTCTAAACTTCCAAGCAAGTTTGATACTTTTTTCCAATTCCATTTTTTTATAATCAATGGGTTTGGGAAATCCAATGGGTAATCTGTTCGTTGTGGGAAGGATTAAATTTCCATCCGGGGCACGTAGAAATAAAGATAAATCGATAGCAGCTTTTTGCATCTCTCGTTCTGCAGAAACAAATTGAGATTCTCTTTGTAAAATGGCGCGGTCATTTTCCGTTCCTTCCATTTTTGGAATATCACCTAACTTAATACGTTGCGTAATTTGATCTTGTCTGTTTTTCGCCATTGCTAACAAGTCTTTGTTGACTAAATATTCTTGGCCACTCGCAACCCACTTCCAATAACGTCTTGTTGCTTCTTTAGTGACTTCGATTTTTAATTTTTGAATGGAAAGTTCTGCTAATCTTCTATCAAGGTCTGCCTTTTTGATATCGGCTCTGTTTTTATCAATCTCTCGATTGCGCATCAGGGGAAAGATAGCACCCGCCCGAACTTCTCCATGATCGTTTGTTTCTCTCTTTCCATCATAAACAGGAAAGGTTCCGCGCCCAATCCGATAACCAGCGAAAAAGGAAGTTCCCCCAAGAGGTGTTGGTTTTTCAAATACGGCATCTGCAGCGTTGTTTGTATAATAACCCATTGGTTTTGTAGTTCCCATGGATTTAAATTGTAAATCAAAAGCACCTTCGGCTGCGAGATAGTTGTACTCTGCTTCCGTTAAAAGTTTTTCTGCGGCAAGGACTAAAGGATAAGATTTTTCTACGGATTTTAAAAGTTCACCTAACGTGAGAACCCCAGGTTGTTGGTTGATATAATCCTGAGAGTAAATGTTCGGGCCATGTAAAGATTCAAATGGATCACGTGTTGGGTCTGCCTCAATGACAAAGGCAAAAAACATTCCGAAAGGACAAAGAAACGCGAGTAGGGCTCGATTTAGTCTACGAATCATTTGACCTTATCCCCACTCCCATTTTCATCTAACAGTGATTTCATTTCAGGGTCATCCATTGGTAAATTTGGTGGAAAGTCGTTAAATCTTCTCCAGAGTTCGTAACCAACACTCACACGGTTGAGAAAAATCCAACCTTTGGCTCTTACACCTTGCCTGAGATAACGGCTAGAAGGCCATTTTCTATCATCTCTATCGGGAATGACAAGCACTCGGAAATTTCCAGAACCATTGTCAGTAATATCAACAAGTTTAACAGTTCCACCAAAAGTTCCCACAGCAGTTTCTGGCCAACCGCTGATTTGTAAAACAGGGTATCCTTGGAATTGTAATCGAACCTTTCGTCCTTCACCAACGAGCGGTATATCGTTGCCAGAGATAAAAAGTTCGACTGCTTTGTCTTCTGCATCGGGAACAAGGATGGCAACCCCGTCCCCTTCTTTTACTTGTTGGGTGTCCGGGTTCACCAAAATTCGCATGATGGTTCCGTCTCTTGGTGCAAATATTTCTTGGGTTTCTTGCCTTGATAACCGGGCTTCTAATTTGGGAAGGTCTTCTAATACACGAGCCA from Leptospira noumeaensis includes:
- a CDS encoding TolC family protein — encoded protein: MIRRLNRALLAFLCPFGMFFAFVIEADPTRDPFESLHGPNIYSQDYINQQPGVLTLGELLKSVEKSYPLVLAAEKLLTEAEYNYLAAEGAFDLQFKSMGTTKPMGYYTNNAADAVFEKPTPLGGTSFFAGYRIGRGTFPVYDGKRETNDHGEVRAGAIFPLMRNREIDKNRADIKKADLDRRLAELSIQKLKIEVTKEATRRYWKWVASGQEYLVNKDLLAMAKNRQDQITQRIKLGDIPKMEGTENDRAILQRESQFVSAEREMQKAAIDLSLFLRAPDGNLILPTTNRLPIGFPKPIDYKKMELEKSIKLAWKFRPELQDFEFKRDKVRVDQDMGYNSLKPQVDLVVAGSQDFGPGSVTKAKPELEASLILNIPIQTKRPRGLIGAAEAKIAQLDQELQFSKDKIKTEVQDSISEVIASAKRVAVTQNEVELARKLEEMERERFALGDSTLLFVNIREQTSAEAAVREIKALYDHHVAIAHFQAATASILQISPFP